GCTGGGCCAGTTCCGGGTGAGCCGGGTGGTTCGGGACGGCCAGGAGATCTCGGGCCTGCCCTCGTTCCGCTTCGAGCTGTTCGACTTCCGCGACAGGGATTCGCTCGCCAGCTACCTGTCCGCGCTGATCGAGGAGCGGCTCGCCCGTCCCCATGCTCCCCCGAGCGGGAGCCCCGGCCTGGTGCGCTACGAGGAGCTCGCGCGGGCCTTCGGGCCGCAGGCGGTGGTGCCCCCGCGCAGCGCGCTGGAGCTGCTGGTGCAGGTGCGCGTGAAGGGGGAGGTGTACCGCTTCGCCGCGGCCCGGGTTCAGGGCCGTACCTTCCGTGGCCTGCTGGCCGGCGCGCGGGGCAAGGTATGGTCGGAGCGCTTCGAACTCGATGCCTTCCCTGGCATCGTTCAACTGGTGGCGGACCTCTTCCAGGTCTCCCCCGAGGCCGTGCAGCTCCTCGGGCCGGACGCGCCACAGGAGTGAGCATTGGCAACGGCGACTCAACTGGCTCAGCGGGTGCTCGACGGAGATGTGCGGGCCGCATCGCGCCTGATGCGCCACATCGATGACGGCGAGGCGAGCGCCACGGCAGACCTGCGCGCCCTGTTCCCCCGGACGGGCCGGGCCTACATCATCGGCCTCACCGGCTCGCCCGGCGCGGGCAAGTCCACGCTGACGGATCGGCTCATCGCCAGGTTCCGCAAGCAGGGCAAGAAGGTGGGGGTGCTGGCGGTGGACCCCACCAGCCCCTTCACGGGCGGCGCCATCCTGGGCGATCGCATCCGCATGCAGGATCACGCCACGGACCCGGGCGTCTTCATCCGCTCGCTGGCCACCCGGGGCAACCTGGGCGGCCTGTCGCGCGCCACCGGCGACTGCATCCGCGTGATGGACGCGATGGGGCAGGACATCATCCTGGTGGAGACGGTGGGCGTGGGGCAGGACGAGATCGACATCGCCCAGATGGCGCACACCACCGTGGTGGTGACGGTGCCCGGCATGGGGGATGACGTGCAGGCCATCAAGGCCGGCATCCTCGAGGTGGCGGACGTGTTCGCGGTGAACAAGTCCGACCTGGACGGGGCCGACCGCATGGTGCGCGAGCTGCGGATGATGCTGGAGCTGCGCCACGCGGTGAAGGCGCCCGCCATGGACCATGACGCGCACCACCGCATGGTCCGCGCCAAGGCGGAGGGCCGGCACGTGGAGGAGGCCCCGGGCCCGCGCGAGTGGGAGCCGCCCATCCTCAAGGTGGTGGCCGCCAAGGACCAGGGGGTGGACGCGCTGGTGGAGGCGGTGGAGCAGCACCGCGCCTTCCTGGACGAGACGGGG
The sequence above is drawn from the Hyalangium gracile genome and encodes:
- the meaB gene encoding methylmalonyl Co-A mutase-associated GTPase MeaB gives rise to the protein MATATQLAQRVLDGDVRAASRLMRHIDDGEASATADLRALFPRTGRAYIIGLTGSPGAGKSTLTDRLIARFRKQGKKVGVLAVDPTSPFTGGAILGDRIRMQDHATDPGVFIRSLATRGNLGGLSRATGDCIRVMDAMGQDIILVETVGVGQDEIDIAQMAHTTVVVTVPGMGDDVQAIKAGILEVADVFAVNKSDLDGADRMVRELRMMLELRHAVKAPAMDHDAHHRMVRAKAEGRHVEEAPGPREWEPPILKVVAAKDQGVDALVEAVEQHRAFLDETGLRKQKERTRAAMQFVALLRERLLRGALARLERERGRLDEVASRIAERQADPYALAEELASQLSE